GTTAAATATTACActgttataattctttttttgttttgttttttaaaaacattttttattatttatttattttatatgagtccactgtagctgttatcagacacactggaagagggcattggatcccattacaggtggttgtgagtcactgtgtggttgctgggaattgaactcaggacctccggaagagcagtcagtgctcttaacctctgagccacctctccagcccactgtTAAATTCTTAAAGAAAAGGCAATgggtttactttggagagatccTTGAATTAATAAACCAGGAAGATGTTTTCTGTCCTAGGACTCCTCATTTTCTTCTGTCTGAGAATGGAGGTTTCTTTTGAGAAAACTTGTTTTATTTGGATCTAGATTTTGTAATTTCAGAAGCCCAATTCTAAGGCCGACCACAGCCAAGGCATGTGTTTTGTGGTGCTTCACTTGGCAGTCTCAGGCCTCCTCCTGGTGCCCCAGTGGCTCTTTATAGTTCGTTCCCACGGTGTTGGAGCACAGGGGTACAAGGTGGCATGGGGCGGGGGCTCTGACACTTCTTGTGGAATGACAGTCCCAGGGTGGTCTCTCCAGGTCACCCAGAACAGGAAGCTGTCTGATTCAGATAGTATGGCTGGTGCAAAGGTCAGGCCCTGTGATGTTGCTAGAAAGGCTGTCATGCTTTGGTCACGGTTTGCAGCCACTCGTGGCCAAAGGTATCTGACATGAGGATGTTGAAATATATTACCTGGTGTATCATTTATCAGAGAAGGGCATTTAAAAAGGGAACATAATTATGCAATACTGTCCCATAGCTGGTAACACTGTGTACATTCTGAGAGTGGAGGGGCTGTTCAAGTTGTTCAGAGCAAATTGCAGCTTCCACAGGTTTGTGTCTCCAGTAAACTCTTCGTCGGCAGGAGCCAGTTGTTTTCCTTATTGCTGTCTCTTCCCTTCGGTGTTCCTAAGGAGGAAGGGCGTGCGTGTATGTGAGATGTCGGTAAGGGGTTAAATATTTGAAGACCTGGAGAAGGCACACACTTCCTGGTTCAGATTAAGGTGGGAAGTAAGAAGGTGAGACAGGGCAAAATTAGCAAAGCCGCTCTCACCGTTACACAACAGAGGAGCCTTTCTAGATGATGTTCTTGCCAGTGATGTTGGACCCCATGTCTTCCTGTGGGGGTCTCACCCACGGTCTTCCCCTCACTAGGTAGTTactcaggttgtgtgtgtgttccaggcaTAAACAAGATGAGGTCCCAGCCCTACAAAAGCTCAGAGGCTTATAGGAGAAGTCATATAATTAACAAATGACCAGATAACACAGTTGCAATTGATTTCCAGCAAAGAGACTTCCTCCCTGAAGCCCACACCAGTGAGAGGATGGAAGGTTCTAGGGCCGAGATAGAAGATTTCTCTCACTACcttagcaagattttttttttttgacttgtaAAGTGAGGGCTGATTTTTAGTGAGTCAAAAggaatctcccccccccccccccacagggtttctctgtgcagtcctggctgtcctggaactctctgtagaccaggctggcctcaagctcagaaatctgcctgcctctgcctcccaagtgctgggattaaaggcgtgcaccaccactgcccacccccccaccccttttttttttaaactgggagAAGcaacagttgtttttttttaaagatgtatttattttattatatgtaagtacattgtagctgtgttcagacaccccagaagagagagtcagatctcattatggatggttgtgagccaccatgtggttgctgggatttgaactcaggacctttggaagaacagtctgtgctcttaaccactgagtcatctctccagccctgaagcaACAGTTCTTAAATGCTATTTTAAATTGTTACCCACGTCTGTGGCTTCTTCATATTGGATAGGGAGAGTAATACAAGACCACAGGTATGTTTCGAAGGTCTTACCTGTTGTCTAGCCGTTGATACCgtgcctctttcttcctttctaagtgAGAGTGGTGATACATGCTTGAGACAAGGACTAACCAGAACTTAATCTTTTTCAGAAGCCAAGAAGAAAGCACCCTGCCCCGGACTTGGCTTGTTTTACACGGTGTTGTCTGCCTTCCTTTTCTCAGTGGCCTCTTTATTTGTTAAAAAAGTGCAAGGCGTCCATGCTGTAGAGATCAGTGCGTTTCGATGCGTGGTCCAAATGCTAGTTATTATCCCTTGCTTAATATACAGAAAGTAAGTACTTCATAGAGCGAATAGAGGAGATTAATACGTGTGTAAATCTTTTGAACTGTAGTAACTGGCTTATCAGACATTGATCAGCCTGTTCCTCTTCACCCCAATTGATGACATTCTCAGGGCTGCTCCCAGAAGGGTCGACCATAAGCACACACCACATTGCCCATCAGAGGAGAGAGGGGTGATACATCGTTGTTCACTGCCCTCCTTCCTTTATTAAAGCTGGCATAACTGGTATGATGAAGATCAAGAGTAAACAAAGCAAGTTTAGTGAACCCTCCTGTCAGGGGTTTCTGTAAGTGGGACACAGTGCTTCTCTGCCAGGTCATATCAGTAAAACTGAAGCCTTCCCCGGAGGGTGGGTGGCAGGTGGAACCTTGAACAAGATCTTTGACTACCTTGGTACTCAGGCTTTTCCACTATAAAGTCAAGGGAGTGGCCCTTTTTGGACTGTGCCCCACAGCAGGTTGCCAGGGTCAGATAAGAGTTACTCTTGGTTAGAGTACTTCCTATATACTTCAACATGTAGGTACCATTTTTACTGTCCCCTCTCTACCTTCCCTCCAGACTTGATCCCCTTTCTCTGTGGAATCTATCGGCCCTCAGTAGGGTTGAAATTAACCTCCAACCCCCACACACCCTTGTAACTTACacatatttttatgttctttGAACCCTGAGAGGAAACTAGTTGGGCCCTGACTGGCTATGTGGCTCTTTGTTTTGGAGTTGAAGATGCTTAAAATCTCAAATCAGAAGTTGCCACTGCCTGCCTCCGGAGCCTCTTTTTATCTCCTGCCCTGATACAGATTCATTTGGAATAGTGTCATTCTGTCTCCCGAGAAATTGGTTAGAAAGTGACAATCTGCAAGGATTCACATTGTCAGAAATTCCCATGCAAGTGTAATGTGCAAGCCAGAGTGCTATGGGAGATGGTGAGATAGCACCAGTTTCTACAGGAGGTAGCAACACTTGAGGTTAGCAACCACATCCCCCGTTTTTCAGTAAGAAGGTTCAGAAAGCTAGAAAGTATTTTGAAAATCTTTGGCTCTAGCCTTTTTTGATGTTGTGTTCTCTGTCATGGGAAATCATAGTTTTTCAACATACCTATGGGCCACAGATTTGACTCAAGTTacccagctcctccattgggagccctatgatccatccattagctgactgtgagcatccacttctgtgtttgccaggccccagcatagtctcacaagagacagctacatctgggtcctttcaataaaatcttgctagtgtatgcaatggtgtcagcgtttggatgctgattatggggtggatccctggatatggcagtctctacatggtccatcctttcatctcagtgtccatgcctacctggatgagGTGTGTCCTAGCAGGAGTCAGTGAGTTACAGGTAGCTAGGAGCTATCAGAGTAGGTTCTAAATGAGTGAGTGATCGGAAAAAAgcattgctttttatttatttatttattttttggcctCATATTCAGTGACTAAATTTTAACACTGGTTCAACTTTTATAGAACAATTGATGTGATTGAATATGCACTAGCCAAGATTAAGTTTCCTTGTGTAGAGACATAAACTCTTGAGATTATGTTTATTATAAAATGATGTGTTTTCATCAtagaaaatttgaagaaaatgaTGTGATTCCACCTACTAGTATATAGTTTCTCTTCAGAGCTAGccctttttctccttccattatTGTTTTTGTAAGAATATACATAAGGAAAATGCTTACCTGTGTTTACTGACTTTTTATCAGGCTGTTTCTGAGGatctgtgggtttgtttttttgctcCTGCTATAAACACTTTGAAATATCAGTACCAAATAcctagaagaaatatttttaaaagagtcaATGCTAGAGGGTTTATTATccccttatttttattataatgtacTTTTGGAATAATGTCTGATTAAACATTTTGATTTAAAAGCAATGCCAAGTTCATttaagatgcattttttttttcatttaaatttgcaGAACGGGGTTCATAGGTCCCAAAGGCCAGcgactcttcctcttcctcagaggGGTCTTTGGTTCCAGTGCCATGATCCTCATGTATTATGCGTTCCAGACAACGTCCCTCGCAGACGCCACAGTTATTGCGTTTAGCTGTCCCGTGTTTACGTCCATATTTGCTTGGATATTTCTCAAGGAAAAGTATAGCCTCTGGGATGCTTTCTTCACCTTGTTTGCAATCGCTGGAGTGATACTTATCGTGAGACCACCATTTATATTTGGTTCCGACACTTCAGGGATGAGAGAAAGCTATTCAGAGCACATTAAGGGGACGTTTGCTGCGATCGGACACGCTGTGCTAGCTGCGATCACTCTGGTTATTCTGAGGAAAATGGGAAAATCTGTGGACTACTTTCTGAGCATCTGGTACTATGTCATACTTGGCCTTCCCGAAGCCATCATCATCCTCTTTGTCATAGGAGAGTGGAGTCTGCCCTACTGTGGGCTGGACAGGCTGTTTCTCATACTCATTGGACTCCTAGGTTTGGGGGGTCAGATATTTATCACTAAAGCAGTTCAAATAGAAAAAGCAGGACTCGTAGCGATAATGAAGACCATGGATATAGTCTTTGCTTTCATCTTTCAGATTGCTTTCTTTGATAATGTACCAACTTGGTGGACGGTGGGTGGGGCCCTCTGTGTGGTGGTCAGCACCACTGGAGCAACCATTCGTCGATGGCTGCAGGGTTCCAAATGAAGTGTCACTGCTGAAacctggtttttattttcaagtgtgCTGTCACCTAGCTCAGACATcttgcacacccacacacatacctgGAGAATCTTCATCACTCATTGGCTTTCTTTAATACCTTTCATAAAGTGCCATTTTTAAACATAGTGCGTTTTTAGTTAAGAGTAGCTAGCTAGCCGGGcgtgttggcgcacgcctttaatcccagcactcgggaggcagaggcaggcggatttctgagtttgaggccagcctggtctacaaagtgagttccaggacagccaaggctacacagagaagccctgtctcgaaaaacaaaaacaaaaaagagtagcTAGCTAGGCTAGCCTCACAGTCTGGATAGCTTTTATCTTTGCTTTGGCTCCTTGGTTGGGTTACCATTGATGAGAAGGGAGCTCATTTGAGGAATTTCAGAAATTTTTATgagtacaatttttaaaatttatttctgacCCGGGATGTGGATGGGAGATCCTCTATTTTAGCAGTGCACATAAGAAGCTCAACGTTGACAATGCTGCTCTAGTTAGTACTGTGCTAATCTGTTGATTGCAATATCATCCCACTTAGGATGCCAAAGCTGCAACTTGGTCTAGGTGCCTACCTACCCATAGGAGTATAAGCGAACCAGCCTTATTCTCAAGGATCTTAGAGATGATTACTACACTTTTAACTCATGTGTGCCTTTTCGTTTTGATGCTGGGACTTTTTATATGTACTCTGAACAGAGCCTTCAGCTTGCCACATGTGGTTAGCAGTTCTCTCTTTCAGAATATTAACAACTCTGGCTATCATTTTGAATTTCAGTTGTCTCCTGTTTTATTGAaattgcactttttttttaacattccgaGATTTCCAACCTTGAAATCATGAGAGCAAAATCTTGGCGTGATCAGTGTGTACATTCCCATCCTGAGGTGATTTCACTTCAGATGCGGTGGTTTTTCTACAAATTCTCTTTGAATTCATAGTGTGATGccaaatacaatttttttctcaGGATTGTACTAGGCTGGGCCATTATCAGATTGCCCAGATTCTACCGTTTTCATTTTCAAAACCCACAGTTCTAGAAGGTTCATCCCGCAGGCTCCCTTCGCATTAAACCAAATATTTATACCTTTACAGTACATGTCTGTTAATAAACGTACAGTCTTTTTCCATCTTGGAATGGTATGTTATAATGCTTGTGGCATACGAAAAATGTAAAGACTTGTTACTCCATAGTTGATTGGTTTTCCCAGTCTTTTGCATATACGGAAAGAACACAGGTACAAGCCAGTCTTTGACACACAATCCTAGTGTGAACTTAGACAGTAGATTCTATCTGTGGAGCACCAGCAGGCCAGTACTCCTCTGTGAAAGAGGAAAACTTGGTAGATTGGGAGTAAATGACCATGCGTCTTTGGGGCGCTTTGGATGCCTTTATGGTGAGGCCATTGTGGCTGCCACCTCTTACTTTGTCAGACACTGTCTACTGTTATCATTAGCTGCAGACTTGAGGGGCTATTGCTCTCTCCCACACTCCTCACAGCTCTTCTGGAGGAAGGGACTGGTCTCCTGGATCTTACATTTAGCTATGAAAGGATCTTCTCCAGTAGTTCCTAAGAGGAACTTTGAGTTTGGTGGTTTTAAATCACCTTAGCCACCTGACATCCTACATATGTACTTAGCTGAATCACCTCAGTTGCATTTGACCCCGCATAGATCTGCCAATGGTGCCGTTCTACCAACATCCTAGAAAACACAGAGTCAGCAGACTCTTAGTACTCTGGAGGGGTCTTAGAGGGCATCCTGAGGGATGACGGGAGGGAGGGCTGCAATAGCTGGTTTCCATAGCAGCCTCCTCTTACTGAGTTCCACTCCTGGAGTACCACCAAACTTACACAATAGAAGAGTGTCTGGGATAGTGGAAGATAACCCCTTTGGAAATACATTATATTTCAACTGTGTCTTAAGTACATGGATGTCAGGATATGTGGCTGACATTGGAGACAATGTTTCTTATACCAACCTTTACAGGGTATG
This genomic stretch from Mus musculus strain C57BL/6J chromosome 19, GRCm38.p6 C57BL/6J harbors:
- the Slc35g1 gene encoding solute carrier family 35 member G1 — its product is MGPPESAAELAAEAVELREPELQLADPASPGEEHVDVEAEGAPGRGRCWPCGAWACGSRGEPEAKKKAPCPGLGLFYTVLSAFLFSVASLFVKKVQGVHAVEISAFRCVVQMLVIIPCLIYRKTGFIGPKGQRLFLFLRGVFGSSAMILMYYAFQTTSLADATVIAFSCPVFTSIFAWIFLKEKYSLWDAFFTLFAIAGVILIVRPPFIFGSDTSGMRESYSEHIKGTFAAIGHAVLAAITLVILRKMGKSVDYFLSIWYYVILGLPEAIIILFVIGEWSLPYCGLDRLFLILIGLLGLGGQIFITKAVQIEKAGLVAIMKTMDIVFAFIFQIAFFDNVPTWWTVGGALCVVVSTTGATIRRWLQGSK